The segment CATTCTCCACCCTGATCACAGATAGGACAGTCCAGTGGGTGATTTGCCAGCAGGAACTCCATTACACCCTCTCTGTTGGGTTTGGGAGTTAAAGTTAATGTCAACTTTATATCATTCAGCAGATAGCTTAGCAGCTACAGGAGGCTAAATGAAAGGTACCTTGCTTTCCTGGACTTCTCAGAGTTTGTCAGTATGTTCCACCCCTTCATAACTGGCATGGCACAAGCAGCAACTGGCTGCAATCATCATAAAAAGCAAGCATGAACACAACATATTTCTTCTCAACATGGGCACAAACCCCAacctctccctccccccaaattCTTACATAGACATTGGTTATTAATTTAACATGTTGTGGAAATAAAAAGGtatctgcaaggaaaaaaaagaagatctaACCAATAAAGTCACTAGAAGCTATATTAATAACCTGCTATATAAAAAGGTTAAATTAGTTatgatttacttatttttaaagttgaaaacTTTACACTTTTGGGTTCCAATTCAAGTAGTTATAGAAAGAAGGAAGTAAATTGTAACAGATACAAGGCAAGTTAAAGAGATTCAGCGGAGATCTGGAAAACCTCTAGAACTGAAGTTCAAAATATGCATCATTTACGAGACATTTATTTGGATAAAGCCTATACAAAGAATTTTGGAATAAAATTGTTCACAAGATTACTGCAAGATTAACAAAAACTCCTGCTCAGAAAATGAATCCCTCCTACGTTTCAACCACATCATGAGAGAGACCATCTGACTTCCATGTTTAGTGATAACCTAACATTTCCAGAGATGCAAAGCTCAAACTATGGATTTCAAGTTGAGGTGAGCTAGAAAACACACAGCTAACAAATGCTCCTGTCCAGGAGCAAGATAATCCATAAGAATCTGAGAACTGACTTTGAGCCATAGGCAATCACAGTGGTCCACTAAGGAGAAGGTAAAAAGCTGCTTTGAGCAGCTGAATGACAACAATTTGTGTGCTAATGATAGTACAAACAATTATTTACAAGATTTAAACTAGGTCTTAGGCACAGCAGAAAATTACAGTCCCTAATGAAACATATACCATACCTTTGGAGCTTTCTCTATTTCCACAAGACACATCCTACAGTTTCCAGCAACAGAGAGACGATCATGGTAACAAAAACGAGGTATCTGAATTCCAGCCTTTTCACAGGCCTATAAAGaataagaaacaaaggaaaattaaattttaattagaCCTTTCAGTTCCACctcataaaacattattttcaaagaatAACAGTGTCGTTGCTCAGCAATATAGGGCATCTTAAGACGTGAccataaataaaaaattgcaatTAAGCAGAAACACATCAGGTTATcaattacaaatatattttttccaaaatttttaaCTGATTGAGGAAATGAGAACTGACCTCTCATTCATTCTTTCCTCCAAGCGCACAGAAAATTCTCTCTGCTAGGACACTAGCAatacaaataaatttttaaacaacacatgcgctatttaaagaaaagtgcataaaaggaaaatttgaaaaatataaaggaaacaACAATGGACATAATGATTTCTGATAATTCAACAACACAGATACCCTCTATAAAGTTACTGAAGCATAGTCCATCTTCAACTTCACTAGAACCCCAATCTTAAAGAAACATTCTTCCATAACatgtctggagaagagatgggagGACAGAGGCAACAGATTTCCAGAGAACAGATAAAGACGGCGTTTCCTGCATAAAATCCCCACAGCTGATGGGATCTATGCTATAGCTATGCCTGCCAGAAGAAATGCCATCGAATTCAATAAAAAAGAACTAACTAGATCTAGTTTTTCTGATGATTTCTACAAAAAATTATCACAGGTAAGCAAAActaaaaagctaataaaaaatagcatttaaGAAAATTTTACACTAGACTCCTGCTGGGGGCATTCTAATGCCTAAATTAGTAACCTGTATCCAAAGAATGAGGGACACGTTTTGAAATAAACATTATGTACTTTAGTGTTCTAACTGACTATACCACATCCCCATTCAACGGCTCCTTAAAAAGTTAGGCTGGAAAAAGATCCACTTGAAATTTTGGCTTGAAAAGCAACGATGCTGAGTATGAGCTGGGAGATCCAGGTTCCATTTCTTCCCACACCAAGAAGAATAAAAGCAGCAAAGGATCAGCATTCTGAATCATAACAATTAATAGCCAAAAGGAGACAATCCCTCATTTACCAGAGGCACcactttaataaaatacaaaatgactATGTTCTGAAAGGCTACCAGGTCACAAAGGGTTCAGAGCAAGAATTTCAATCAGAAAGTCTGTTATTGCATTGCACAAATTTTTGCAGTTGGAATTCACACTGCGTGCAATTTCTTTCAGACAATCATAGCAGATGCTTCTTTTTCAAACAGTGAACTCCCCAAAGGATTTTTGCCACACCAAATTGCATCACAGTCAGCAAAAAGACCCCCAAAGAAACAATgtaaaggtggggttttttgctataTAGAATAGAAGCTGAGAATATAAAATATAGAAGATTATAGATATAGAATATGAAATATAGAATATAAAAGCTGAGAATATAGAATAGAAGCTGAGAATAGTGCTGCTGAGAAGCGAGATAGAGAGTGCAAGAAAAATTCAGCATGCCACTCCCCACACCTGAAGTACTGTGGTTCCTGGGTTCACCAATACAGGATGACCATCCACAAACACCTCTATTTGGttgctggctgctgttgcagTTGTACGCCCTgagagacatggaaaaaaaaacccaaaaactttcAGTTACTGCTCGATGCAAACCATCAGGCCCCAGGCTCCTCATCTTGGAGTTATACAGTACTGATAGAATTTCAGTTCTAGAGCCTGCCCCACACAGAAGTCCAGAGCTGCAAATGAAGTACGCATACGTGCCCTTCAATAAATCAGTTATGTATATGTGAATTttaccaccacacacacacatgaactAGAGACACTTACCACACACTTTGGAGGACTGGGTGACCCCAGCTAAGGTCCTGCGGACTGCAGGTAGTCGAAGCATGGTCCTGTGAGAAAACAGCACTGAGTTTTTATCAGTTCAAATGTTTGCTGACAGGTTTTAAACAGGCAGAGTAAAAAGTTCCATACCAGTTGCAAAGAAGAATGTATGCACCTGTATGTGCACAGTTATAAGTACATAAGAAGTTACTTTCTTAACCTGCAAAATATGGTTCTCTTTTTCTATGCTTCATACACACATACATCACCTTACACGGTGACTGTCACGCCGACAGACCCCCGGCAGCCTAGCTCAAGCCACTAACtctgcaggagctgccagcagcacagaCGAGGGAAGAGCACCCGCCGGGAACGGGCGGCAGCTTCGCGGCAACCGCTCCGTGCTTGTATACAAACCAGCGCAAAGGCGCACACACGACAgccgctccgccgccggccccgccacCAAGCAGCCTCTCCGCCTGCAGCGGGCCAACGCGCGGGGCGCCGGCCCCCCCGGGCCCTGCTCCCGCCGGGACCGCGCCAGGGCCTCGCCAGACGGCGCAGCCGGGCGGCGGGCCCGCCGTCCCCGTCCCTGCCGGCGGGGCTCACGAGCGGGCCCCGGCGCGGGGTCACCTTGGAGGCGCCTCCGCCGCGGCCCGCCAGGcagctccccgcccgccgccgccgagccctgCCGCGCCGCCCGCCGTCACCTGGCGCGGGACGGGTGGCGGAGGCGCCGCAGCCTTCCCCGCCGCTGCACGGGCTGCCCTCCGCCTCGGCCTCGGCGGCGCCCTCGGGCCTTTCCGCCGCTCTCCGGAGCTTCCTTCGGCAATCTCCGGAGCGCGGCCTCAGCGACGTGCGACGCTTCCTGGCACGCGCGTTCGGCAATCTCCGGAACGCCCCGCTTCGGGGGTTTCCGTCAGGGTGGCGGCGAGCGGCGGAACTCGGCAATTCCCGCTGCGCCTTCTCGGCCACCGTCGGACGCGCCGCCTCGGCAGCGCCCGGCTCCTCCCGCCTCTTTCTTCACCCAACGCCGGCAACTTCCGCTGGTgtccgcggggggggggggggggggggggcggggggatggGGGACGGGACAGGAACAGGGCAGGGAATGTTTCGGTGCCCTTGTAACACTGAAAAGCTTCCCAGGATTTACCGGTAACTTCACATTTATTACTCCGGTCCTTCTCCGCACCTCTGATGTCCCGCCCGGTCTGCGCTGGAACAGCTAACCTGCGAGGAACTACCTGGCTGTTCACTCCTGCGGAGGGATATATGTGCGTGCAACCCCGCGGAGGGATACAGCTGCTATATAAGTCCGGCGCAGGGGCTGCTGGGCCTCTTTGCGCGGCGGCCAGGCTCAGGGTGAGGGCAGGCGCGTGTGCCGCGCTGCTGCCGTCATGGGCTTCGGGGACCTTAAGTCCGCCGCTGGCCTCCGAGTCCTCAATGATTTCCTGGCTGATAGGAGCTATATCGAGGGGTGAGAGGTGGCTCGGGGAGCGCTGGGGCTCGGGGGAGGCGAGCCTGGCCAGGCCATGGCGAGGCCCGCTGGCCTGACGGGAGCcagcggggggagcgggggccgcGCCGGCGCGGGGGGGCCTGGAGGCACGCGTGTGTTTCAGTCTCGGGCAGCTGCTGCCGCAAGGCCGCTGTGGGCGGTGCAGCGCCGGGCTGGCCGAATTTGTGGGCCGCTACAGCGCGCCCGTGGCGCCGAACCCGCCTGGCTTCTTGCGCTTTCCGCGGTGCTTGCCGCTGGGCCTAGCAGCAGCCTGCGGGACGCACCGAGCTGCTGCTGCGGCGCGGTCGTCTCTGCTCGGCGGCTGCGGCTTCACATCTTCCTGAGTGCACCGAGGAATGGGGTTAACTTCGGCTTGTTCTCCGCAGGTACGTCCCTTCTCAGGCTGATATAGCAGTCTTTGAAGCAATCGCTGCCCCACCTCCTGCAGACTTGTTTCATGCTCTTCGGTGGTACAATCATATTAAGTCGTACGAAAAGCAAAAGGCAAGGTATGGTTAATTTGCAAAACTGGAATATATGTGCGAGTTGGCctattgtatttgttttttcGAGTTTGAACAAAACTTTTTCACTGGTGCCGTGTGGCTGTTTTTGTTGCCTTTGGAACAGGAACAGCTCTAGATGCAGAGCAGACCTCTGTCAGTACATTACACTTCTCACTTAGAATTTAGGCAACCTAATTATGTCTTTCTTCAGTTGCTGACATTTCTGCTAAAGCTTACAAGAAAAGCTTTGAGTTTTGTTGCTGCCATTTACACAGATAACTATGCTGAAGGGTGGAAATTAATTACCAGTAATCGACCCCACAAAGGGCAACACAAAAATGGATTAGGAATTATTACAGGAGTCTTTAAAGATAAATACACAGTATGTAGATGATAAATAAGGAAATGGTTCGTTCAGGTTTTTAGTTCTGGAAGGTAAAACGCAATTAATTGATTTGCAATGCAGAAGCACATACAAAGAAGGGGAAATACGAAAGCAAAcgttatcttttttcttttttagtgatTTTAGTGTTCATGAAAGGTGCTGTATTGACATCCATGGAGACTGCAGGCTTCTCTAAAAAGGTACAGCATAGGTAGTGTCAGTATTGCTACACTGCCTCCTCTATGTGCCTCAGTCCTGTTTGAGGGAACTCTTGTAAAGTTGGGTGGCTCAGTCACCAGTCTGTTTCTGAAGCTCTTACAATGCTAAAGGAGACTGGGATTATAGAGTTGCTTCACAAAGTTGCTTCCACTCTGTGGAAACTACTTCTAGTCCCTGAAGACTAAATGACTCTTGTAACAGCAGTTCACAGTAACAATAGAACTATGAGCTTATTCTAAGACTACAGAACTATATGAGCTATAGGAGAATTAATTTGGGGGTTCTGGTCCCTTGTTGAGAGCTAGTGTTCAGAGTATAGTATTGACTGAAACTTCCAAAGTCACAGGATCAGGTACCTTGCAATGTGTTTGCTGTCCCTGTTAGTTTTTgaccaaattaaaatatttttagggaAGCATGAACAAGTAGTTGATAACTCTTCTTACACAGAATATATTGCGGATAAATTATTCcaataaaaaagctttttctatcCACTTAGGTGGAGCAGCAGTGTTGGGCAGGATCACGTCAGCCTTGATGAACGATCTTTGAATATGGGATTTGCTGTAGTCTTAACTAGCATGTCAGGAGCATTCGAGGTTGTCTTTGGGGAGGTTCTGTTTGCAAGTAACAGAattagtaggttttttttttagcacagcaTTTTCACTATGAACACGCTCGTAGGTTCATTGACAAATTGGCAGTATTTGTGTTGACATTTGAGTAGGTTCCTAATAATCTGCTGTATTCTTTCAGCTTGCCAGGAGTAAAGAAGGCTTTGGGGAAATACGGTCCTGCTGATGTTGAAGACACAACAGGTGCAGCCACAGATAGCAAAGACGATGATGACATTGACCTTTTTGGATCTGATGATGAGGAGGTACTTGTGACCTTTTtgtattatatttctgtttttttagaAATATCTGGGTATGCAGATTTTTGCCTGAACTAGTTTTAAGTTACTTAAATTTGTGACCTTGATACCAGATCCTACTTGGAATTCTCATTCAGCTGtctttacagaacagaaaagcttGGAAGGTAAAAAGAGCTTGAAGGGAATGTGTTGCAGTGGGTTGAACTGTGTACTATGACTGGTTACatgatgaataaaacaaaaaatcaccATCTTTCGGCTGACGGTTGTGATGATTTGTTTTTGCCTGAGTAGATGCCAGTCAATTTGATAATGCTTTAAAGATGTGGGGTTTTGGTGCTTTTCTGTAACTTTAGATTTCTCTTTCAGGAAAGTGAAGAAGCAAAGAAACTGAGGGAAGAACGTCTGGCTCAGTATGAATCAAAGAAGTCCAAAAGTATGGCTACCAAGAACTTACCTTTTATGCTTGGGTTAATTTTCATCCATTTGAACAGGATGGCTAGAAACACTTAACTGTAATAGGTAAACTTGACTGGAATGAGATGGGGGTGATTAGCTTCACTTGAATTGCCTGTGAGCTTAGCCTTCCCCATAGCAAATGGGAACCTTAACATAGTTTTTGTTCTGCTTAATACGCTCTTGTTTGTCTTACCCCGAGGCTGAGCTTTCTATATGAAAAGAGGTAACTGcaggattttctttaaaagcttagAGAAAAGGCTGCAATATGCAGGTCCATCCACAGCTACTGGTCTGGAACTGTTCAGAACTGTAGCAGTTGCAGTATTCCCTCTGTGGAAAATAAACTGTTACACAGCATTAAGCTCCTTCTCAGATCCTCTGAAAAGGACTTTCTATGTAACAAACAATGTTAGGTGCTTAATCTGTGTTTTCTTATGAGGCTATTTCTCAAGAACATACGTATCTACATCTTGAACATTGGGATGTGCATAGCTTTAAACACTTTTGAAATGTGTGTTGGTACAAGAAGCCTGTCACAGCTATGTGAGGAGGTTCTTGTTGATGAAATTGGGAAAGTTCTTGTAAAGCTAGTTCACAAGTATATTCATGAGTGTTTGAAAATTTCCTAGCTTTTAATAGTGATTTTCTTCCCCAGAACCAGCTGTTGTTGCTAAATCATCAATCTTGCTTGATGTGAAACCTTGGGATGATGAGACAGACATGGCCAAACTAGAGGAGTGTGTTCGAAGCATTCAAGCAGATGGCTTGGTCTGGGGATCTTGTAAGTAGGAAAAAATTACAAACCAGGGAGAGGGAGTTAATGTGGTCTCTTAAGATAGTGTATGAATAGGTAGACTTGTCACTGTTTGCTGATCTGTGAAAATGTAGATAGCTAAAACAGTGTGGGAATTGCAATACTACTGTACTTCAGTATTGTGACATAGTCAAAAAGGTGTATTAGTGCAGCGGCCAGGGTGAGATTCAAAGACaggttttaaaagctttaaaacttgGGCTCTGCTATCCTGCATCTCCCTGTATGGTTCCTGATGCAGCAAACAGCCGTGCACCCATCAGTGGTTTGGAGGAAGGATGGAAACACACAAAACCGAACCCTTTTTGACCACCTTGCGATGAAAGCTGTGTTGATTAGGCAGTCCATAATATGGAACAAATCACACAAACTACTTTGGTCGGTTCAATCTTAGATCTGCGTTTTTAAGAGATTGTACCAATCAAGCAGCActaaatgcttttttccttttttcttttgcagccaAGCTAGTACCAGTTGGCTATGGTATCAAAAAGCTTCAGATCCAGTGTGTTGTTGAAGATGATAAAGTGGGAACAGATATGCTGGAAGAGAGAATAACAGCTTTTGAAGATTATGTACAATCAATGGATGTAGCTGCTTTCAATAAGATTTAAGTCTTGATATATCTAGAATAAATGTAATTGCAAAAAATTGGGCTGTGTCTGGTTAATTCAAAATCATGGTGTAATCCAACTCGTAAAATTTGGTTGATGGGTAAAGTTAAAGCTAAAGCAATTTCAGGGGTGCTCCAACACCCCACTGTAATACCCAAGAGCATGAGCAGAGGCAATGGAAAATTTGCAGTTACCATCAATCCAGATTTGACATTTACATGGCTTTAAAGATTTGAAATGCTCTTTGCTCCATTTTTGCAGGAAGTTGCATCTTTGGAAACTTCTGTAATTCCTCTGGAAGGAGGGATGGCTTTAAGGGAAAAGCACAGGGCTCTGGCAAAGtgcaagtaacttttttttagCATATAAACAGTAGTATAAATTTCTTCAGTAAGGGTGGTGACTAACTGAATGGCTTTTGTTGGAAGCTAAGGCTCAGCTTGACTGAGGGAGTTGAGATGAAGGCAAGTTAGAAGCAACTGCAGTGCACTAGAGATGATGGGGCATGCAGCAAAACAGACTTGCTATCAGGCCTGAGACTACCCTGGTGCCTTCTCATCTGTTGTGTGGACTTGgagctcttttctttcttctggggtGTGAAAACATTGTAGTGAAATTACTTGAAATTTCGTATCTTCCTTCTCCGGGGTTTCTTAGTACAGCAAATAATGGTGGTGATAAAAGCTCCTGCTTTCATCTTACAAGGTCCTTGTGTGCCCTGCACCTGGAACAGCCAGGGCGGGCAGCGCTCAGCCCGGCAGCGGGGCTGTGCTCCCTGAGAGGCGCTATCCCCTCGGAGGCGACTAGGGGGCAGCAGGCACCTGCCACACGGACAAAGGCATCGGCTGGACAGCCCACAGCGTGGCAGTGGGAGGAGTGAGGGGGTGCAGTGACCAAGGGCTACAGCTCATGCAGATGGATGGTTTACTTTATTAAACTTGAATCATGCTTCAGGctaaaaaccattaaaaaaggtgtccaattaaaatgcaaatataaagtAGCATAATTAAGACCAGTTTGAGCTGCTTACTTGGCTCCAACTTGGTTTCTAGATTGATTTTGACACTTTAAGAAGGTTGAAGAACCTATCAGAACTAAATTGTTTTCCAAAAACTATCCATAGGAATGATACAAATGCAAAAGCTGTTAAAGTTGTGAAGCTTCTAGGCAAATTCACATTTCTAGGCCTTCTGTTAGACTGAGACAGAGAATTTATTGTGATGAAATGGAAGCCTTTTATGTGCCACATTGGTCACTGAGATGAAGATgctcacagcagcagctgaaataactttttgttcttttttcacaGAGCATCTGTGTGTGGTTATCTGGCACAGCAGgtcctgtttctctttgtttaaaGGTCTGACAACTTCAGATCATGTGAGAGCTTTGTTTTATAATTTGTCTCAGGAAAAAGATGTGCCTGCTAGAGGTTTAAAGCATGATTAAAGAATTGAAAGTAAGTATAATTACAAGGCTTCGTTCCTACCTTCCATAAACTTAACTCCTAAAGGACTAGCGTCATCCTGTTGTAATTAATGCTCAGTACCCTTTCTGTGGCAATTCTCTAGCTGTTGCTTCTGCTAAATCATGTAGCTTAGTTTTAGGAATTCTGTCATGGTGCTGTTAGAAGAAACAAACTAGCAAATgctgcatcagaaaaaaaaattctgccacaaaaatgtaatttttattatccTTGGCCATCACTGTTTCTGACTTCCCATTCAATGTGCTGCTTAACCTCTTTCCTTGACCTTGAAATTAAAGCTCTAAGTGGATAAAATGGTTTGATTTATAGACTGTAACTAAAATACAGCACTATGAGCCATCCATCTGACCTGCCAGACTGGATTTTTCTGCATGTGCCTCACACTAAGCATGCATGTTACATATTCTTCAGCTGTTGggatttcttttgtgctttttcttccctgatgTTAGAAGGAAACTTGCACAGGAACAAAACAGACAAAGCTAGAGAGCAGAGTCTCCCCAGTTACAAAATAGATAGGCATATGGGCAAGAGAACTCCAGAGAATCCACACAGATCGATGTTAGGGGTTTTTGTGTAGTATTTCAGTATGTGCTGGTATATTACTGTGTCACTGTGCCTGTGAAAAATCAGCACCTTTCTTAGAGTAAATGAGACACTTCTATCCCAAGTGTACCCCATAACAGAAAGATCAGCAGAAACCTCCAAAACTTAAATAGGAATACTGGGAAACAGTTTCAACAAAAGTATTGGTTACAAACTAATCTACATAACAACCTTCAGAGGCACAAACTGTTCAGGAAGCAGGTAACAGTATGTAACCTGAACCTGTCTATTATGAAATGTGCCAATAGCTATTATTCTTCAATGAATGGTTGATCATAGAGCTGTTTCCTATGAAGTGTTTTTCTATAGTATCTTTTAGCATGATGAGATAGATCCCCTTCATGTGGCTTTTTTTCCATTGTGGTGGGTTGAATGAACATTCCTCGGTCCAAGCAGTGTAGAACTATTGGTATTGTTTTGGACACTCTTTGGAAACAGAAACTTAGAGTGTTATCTGTTTTGTTTGGGTATCTTCCACTATTGCAGAAATGATTTGGAGATAATTCTGTAACTGGTCTTAGTGTGAATGAGGTAGCAGTTACACTGCAAAATTGCTAATCCACTTAATTCTGTAGACCAGGGCTGATTTTGGCCTTATTCAATTCTATTTTGTATCTCTGTTGGAGATACTTCAGGGGAGGCTTTCTGATAATTTATGCAAGACAGCATATATATGTTCCCCCATTTGAAAATCGATCTTTTTATGGTATACAGCAGTATGTGTGCTCACATTGCTGACATGCAAGAAGAAAGCTGACATAAACTTTAATTCCTGTAGTAGAAAGGGTCAGGGCTTGCTTTCATCTTCCAAAATCTTTGTGAAGGAGCTGTTCTACGCATGGACAGTGTCctggttaaaccacaacagacagTAACTGCACATTGCAGCTGGGAAAAGCAAATGAACACGGTCTTTGGAAACAACAACATTTTATTACTTCACTTGGAGTACAGTCAGGAGAATAGTACTAATACATCATTCTTAGAAAGATGTCAGGGAAcatgtgaagaaaaatgtttgatttaGGCACATTCAGCAGCACCGTGCCAAAATATTACGATGAGTCACTATGTACCAGGCAGCAAATGACTCAGAGGAAGAGTGCTGCTTACCAACTTTCCACCCCAAAGTGAAATACATTGATATTCCACTGATCCTGCCTGAGTCTCCCAAACTCTGAAACCAGACCCCAAAAAAACGGTTACAGACCACAGTCAGACTGCTTCTATTTGTACAACCACCAATACTGGATGTGCtgatgcatgcatatatatatatattttatacaaaagcaaatatatttacatataaggCCTCAATTACAGTATAAATGCTACTTATGTGTGTTGCCAAGCCGTAGAAACTAGGTAGATTATCTGAAAGGCGGCTTTATATACCTAAGCCAATAACAAGGAAAAAACTAGTTCAAATTTACCCAAAGCTTTATGCTTTTACTTTTAGTGGAATTTTATCCCACATTCAACAGTTTAATTAAGTGGTATTGCATCAGAAATTGGTCCACTCAGGATATACATTTCATTGATGCATGTGTGATTCTACAGCAAGCAACAAGTTGAAACAGAATATAGCATAACTGGGACTACTTCATCTTTCTTATGGGAGTGGACTCCAGTTCCTGGATGTACTGTCTTGCCTCACATTTGGCTACAGACTTGTAACAGAATATTGTTGAATTCACCCTACCCATTTTTTGAAGACTGTCATAAAGGCAAACAAAATGGTATATTATTTCTTAACCTTTGTTTGACACAGCAATAAAGAGCAACTGATAGTTGTAAACCTCTTTGAGCCTTGAAagttcaaacacagaaaaagaccAAATGTGGCAGGGGGCCTTTAATTTCAGCTTCTGTAAGAAACATTTTCACTAAATCTTTGTACGTTTCAAATAAGCCCAATACCTCTATGAAACATCTGCTCAGTATTTTGCACCCAACTGGAGCTAAAAGCACAAGAGTAACTGACCAGAAAACATATGATCTCCCATCTtgagtataaaaatatttccatatttttcttttttgacaagaGCAGGCAGCAATTCAGTGTTCTCTGTTTTAGGATTCTTTTCCAACTGCAGAGTGGAGCCACCAATACCTTCCCTTAGCTGGGATGTAGCCAGGTGATTCCTACTTAATACAATACTAGACAATGATGAGACTCATGACCCATTGATGTATGGCCATGACTTCTTGGATGAGAATGCCTTCATCAAGAGTATTTTTATTATGTGCTCTTTTGATATCAGTGAGGTATGgaaccacaacaaaacaacaggATTACAACAACATTCCTGATCAAAAACCCAGTTAGAGCAATTCCACTTATGCTGACAACTTTCAGTTCAGGCTGTGCGTGCACTGCAAGTACACCACACCCAGTGATGTGTCCTTTAAAAACCTTTCAAGGAAAGCAGCAAGTGCAATTAAGCCAGCTGTTTACATAAAACTGTATATGCAAAGATGCACATCTGACGGGCAGATGTGAAGTCAAGAACACCTCCAAATCTCCTGTCAGCTGTTTTGAGAGGGATGGTGACAAGAGCAGTCACTGAGCAGTTTCACAATAGTGCACAGGTGCATGGGTGTTGTCTGAGCTCCACAGCTGCTCACTGACAGTTCCTGAGCGGCTCACCTCCCACAGTGCCAATTTTAGCACCTCAGAGACTGTTGTCTTGACCTGGGCCTGGAACTTTTTGCTAATCAGAACATAGAGGATTGGATTGAGGCAACTGTTGATGAAACCAAGGCCAGTGGAGAGAGGAATGCCATCCTGCAGTAAGTCGTGCAAGTTTTCATCATGGTGAGCAGACAGCTCCACAATGCTGAATATGTGATATGGTgtccagcaaacaaaaaaagctacAACTACAGCAATGATGGTCCAGAAAAGCCTGCTGGAAGTCAATACAGTTCTCCTCTTCACTTTGACAATCAGCAAGGAGTAGCAAATGACCATGGTCACTAGAGGAAAGAGGTAACCGAATGCAAGCCTCACCCAAATGAGAATGTGATGTGTCAGCAAAATAAGTTCTCTGTCATGCACGTGGAAGTTGTTGTAGCAAATGGTGACATTGTCGAGAACTGTAGCTGTGTCTCTAAAGTATAAGGCAGGGCCACCAATAATTGCAGCTGACATCCAAATGATCCCACTAAGAATGAGGGTGTTCC is part of the Strix aluco isolate bStrAlu1 chromosome 6, bStrAlu1.hap1, whole genome shotgun sequence genome and harbors:
- the CMKLR2 gene encoding chemerin-like receptor 2, which translates into the protein MTFEDFENYSYFYDLSEEDESPQSSLSIAHMISLSFYSVAFLLGVPGNAIVIWFMGFKWDKSVSTLWFLNLAIADFIFVLFLPFYITYVAMGFHWPFGKWLCKMNSFIALLNMFASVFFLTFISLDRYIRLVHPVFSYKYRTVRNTLILSGIIWMSAAIIGGPALYFRDTATVLDNVTICYNNFHVHDRELILLTHHILIWVRLAFGYLFPLVTMVICYSLLIVKVKRRTVLTSSRLFWTIIAVVVAFFVCWTPYHIFSIVELSAHHDENLHDLLQDGIPLSTGLGFINSCLNPILYVLISKKFQAQVKTTVSEVLKLALWEVSRSGTVSEQLWSSDNTHAPVHYCETAQ
- the EEF1B2 gene encoding elongation factor 1-beta isoform X2, whose amino-acid sequence is MSRPVCAGTANLRGTTWLFTPAEGYMYVPSQADIAVFEAIAAPPPADLFHALRWYNHIKSYEKQKASLPGVKKALGKYGPADVEDTTGAATDSKDDDDIDLFGSDDEEESEEAKKLREERLAQYESKKSKKPAVVAKSSILLDVKPWDDETDMAKLEECVRSIQADGLVWGSSKLVPVGYGIKKLQIQCVVEDDKVGTDMLEERITAFEDYVQSMDVAAFNKI
- the EEF1B2 gene encoding elongation factor 1-beta isoform X1; this encodes MGFGDLKSAAGLRVLNDFLADRSYIEGYVPSQADIAVFEAIAAPPPADLFHALRWYNHIKSYEKQKASLPGVKKALGKYGPADVEDTTGAATDSKDDDDIDLFGSDDEEESEEAKKLREERLAQYESKKSKKPAVVAKSSILLDVKPWDDETDMAKLEECVRSIQADGLVWGSSKLVPVGYGIKKLQIQCVVEDDKVGTDMLEERITAFEDYVQSMDVAAFNKI